In Niveispirillum cyanobacteriorum, the following proteins share a genomic window:
- the trpC gene encoding indole-3-glycerol phosphate synthase TrpC, which produces MNSQPDVLARINADKADHVARAKAARPLSVVTDLAKAQPAPRGFAKALENTVAAGRWALIAEIKKASPSKGLIRADFDPPILARAYRDAGATCLSVLTDVPYFQGDDAFLQAARAAVELPALRKDFMIDPYQIVESRALGADCILLIMACLDDVLARELYDATVELGMDVLVEVHDEAEMERALKLPGGLLGVNNRNLKTLSIDLATTERLAAMVPAGRHLVAESGIHSPADLTRLAQAGARRFLIGESLMAKPDVTAATKALLSTPMIEAA; this is translated from the coding sequence ATGAACAGCCAACCCGACGTCCTGGCCCGCATCAATGCCGACAAGGCCGACCATGTGGCCCGCGCCAAGGCGGCCCGTCCGCTGTCCGTGGTCACCGATCTGGCCAAGGCACAACCCGCGCCGCGCGGCTTTGCCAAGGCCCTGGAAAACACCGTTGCGGCGGGCCGCTGGGCCCTGATCGCGGAGATCAAGAAGGCCAGCCCGTCCAAGGGTCTGATCCGGGCGGATTTCGATCCGCCCATCCTGGCCCGCGCATACCGTGATGCCGGCGCCACCTGCCTGTCGGTGCTGACCGATGTGCCGTACTTCCAGGGCGATGATGCATTCTTGCAGGCGGCGCGGGCGGCAGTGGAGCTGCCGGCGCTGCGCAAGGATTTCATGATCGATCCCTATCAGATCGTGGAAAGCCGGGCGCTGGGGGCCGACTGCATCCTGCTGATCATGGCCTGCCTGGACGATGTCCTGGCCCGCGAGCTGTATGACGCCACCGTCGAACTGGGCATGGATGTCCTGGTGGAGGTGCATGACGAGGCGGAGATGGAGCGTGCCTTGAAGCTGCCGGGCGGCCTGCTGGGTGTGAACAACCGCAATCTGAAGACTCTGTCCATCGATCTGGCCACGACGGAGCGGCTGGCGGCCATGGTGCCGGCGGGCCGGCATCTGGTGGCGGAAAGCGGCATCCACAGCCCCGCCGACCTGACCCGTCTGGCCCAGGCCGGGGCACGGCGCTTCCTGATCGGTGAAAGCCTGATGGCCAAGCCGGACGTGACGGCAGCCACCAAGGCCCTGCTCTCCACCCCGATGATCGAGGCGGCATGA
- the moaC gene encoding cyclic pyranopterin monophosphate synthase MoaC: MNSPLTHFDEAGNAAMVDVSAKDETVRIATARGYIAMKPETLALIRDGGMEKGDVLGVARLAGIMAAKKTPDLIPLCHPLMLSKVAVDFTIDEAASRVEVEATVKLKGRTGVEMEALTAVSVAALTIYDMCKAVDKGMVIGGVHLAYKEGGKSGTYVGPVS; this comes from the coding sequence ATGAACAGCCCGCTCACCCATTTTGATGAGGCCGGCAACGCCGCCATGGTCGACGTCTCGGCCAAGGATGAAACCGTACGCATTGCCACGGCGCGCGGTTATATCGCCATGAAACCGGAAACCCTTGCCCTGATCCGCGATGGCGGCATGGAAAAGGGCGATGTGCTGGGCGTGGCGCGGCTGGCCGGTATCATGGCCGCCAAGAAGACACCCGACCTGATCCCGCTCTGCCATCCCCTGATGCTGTCCAAGGTCGCAGTCGATTTCACCATCGACGAGGCCGCGTCCAGGGTGGAGGTCGAGGCCACGGTGAAGCTGAAAGGCCGCACCGGCGTGGAGATGGAGGCGCTGACCGCCGTGTCGGTGGCCGCACTCACCATCTATGACATGTGTAAGGCCGTGGATAAGGGCATGGTCATCGGCGGCGTCCATCTCGCCTATAAGGAAGGTGGGAAAAGCGGGACCTATGTGGGGCCTGTGAGCTGA
- the glp gene encoding gephyrin-like molybdotransferase Glp: MIPLSEARARILAAAKLLPAEQVPITQGLGRVLAADVVARVTHPPTAVSAMDGWAVRTADIGRFPVTLTRIGEAPAGRPFAGTLRPGQAVRIFTGGALPDGADTVVVQEDADDHGATVTLRDGGGPGRWVRPAGQDFSVGDVGVHAGRRLTVRDLALSASMNVPWLRVRRRPRVSILATGDEVVMPGDTLAPGQIVSSNSLALCALVRQLGGEPVDLGIAGDSADSLSTLVAAASGTDLLVTIGGASVGEHDLVRSVLGAAGLELDFWKIAMRPGKPLMFGQMHGVPMIGLPGNPVSALVCAWLFLRPLLLAMQGLPADDDLRDAILARDMGANDSRADFIRAKLSTDGDGRLVAEPFPKQDSGMLSRLAWADCLILRAPHAPPVKAGDRVQVMPLDAL, translated from the coding sequence TTGATCCCGCTTTCCGAGGCCCGTGCCCGTATCCTGGCGGCCGCGAAGCTGCTGCCCGCTGAACAGGTGCCCATCACCCAGGGGTTGGGGCGCGTTCTGGCGGCCGATGTGGTGGCGCGCGTCACGCATCCGCCGACGGCGGTCAGCGCCATGGATGGCTGGGCCGTACGCACCGCCGACATTGGCCGCTTCCCCGTCACCCTGACCCGCATCGGTGAGGCCCCGGCGGGACGGCCCTTTGCGGGCACCTTAAGGCCAGGGCAGGCGGTGCGCATCTTCACGGGCGGGGCACTGCCCGATGGTGCCGATACGGTGGTGGTGCAGGAGGACGCTGATGATCACGGTGCCACCGTCACGTTAAGGGACGGCGGGGGGCCTGGCCGCTGGGTGCGTCCGGCGGGGCAGGATTTCAGTGTCGGCGATGTCGGTGTGCATGCTGGCCGCCGCCTGACCGTACGTGATCTGGCGCTCAGCGCCTCCATGAATGTGCCCTGGCTGCGGGTGCGGCGTCGTCCGCGCGTCTCGATCTTGGCGACGGGCGACGAAGTGGTGATGCCCGGCGATACGCTGGCGCCGGGTCAGATCGTGAGTTCCAATTCCCTGGCGCTGTGTGCCCTGGTGCGACAGTTGGGTGGGGAACCCGTCGATCTGGGTATCGCTGGCGATAGCGCCGACAGCCTGTCCACCCTGGTGGCCGCCGCGTCGGGGACCGACCTTCTGGTCACCATCGGCGGGGCGTCGGTGGGGGAACATGATCTCGTCCGCTCCGTCCTGGGCGCCGCTGGCCTGGAGCTGGATTTCTGGAAAATCGCCATGCGGCCGGGCAAGCCGCTGATGTTCGGGCAGATGCATGGCGTGCCCATGATCGGCCTGCCGGGTAATCCCGTGTCGGCCCTGGTCTGTGCCTGGCTGTTCCTGCGCCCGCTGCTGCTGGCCATGCAGGGGCTGCCGGCGGATGATGACCTGCGCGATGCCATTCTGGCCCGCGACATGGGGGCCAATGACAGCCGGGCGGATTTCATCCGCGCCAAACTGTCAACCGATGGGGATGGGCGCTTGGTTGCCGAACCGTTCCCCAAGCAGGATAGCGGTATGTTGAGCCGTCTCGCCTGGGCCGACTGCCTGATCCTGCGTGCCCCTCATGCCCCGCCGGTGAAGGCCGGGGACCGGGTGCAGGTGATGCCGCTGGACGCGCTGTAA
- a CDS encoding methyl-accepting chemotaxis protein, whose product MMESVAAGAEEMNASIREIADSMRKSRDEAEAANRSVDAASTVTARLTNLSDNMVDIVNLITGITGQINLLALNASIEAARAGDAGKGFAVVAQEVKSLATQARAATDRIADDITGLRETAAEVVSTLGSIHGAIGQVNDYVGSIAVAVEQQSAVAGEMSANMNRAAQEAARIGA is encoded by the coding sequence ATGATGGAAAGCGTGGCCGCCGGGGCGGAGGAGATGAACGCCTCCATCCGCGAAATTGCCGACAGCATGCGCAAATCCCGCGACGAGGCAGAAGCCGCCAATCGATCCGTTGACGCTGCCAGCACTGTGACAGCACGTCTCACCAACCTGTCGGACAATATGGTTGATATCGTCAACCTGATCACGGGCATCACGGGGCAGATCAACCTTCTGGCGCTGAACGCCTCCATCGAGGCGGCACGCGCCGGTGATGCTGGCAAGGGCTTCGCCGTGGTGGCGCAGGAGGTGAAAAGCCTTGCCACCCAGGCCCGCGCCGCCACCGACCGCATCGCCGACGACATCACCGGCCTACGCGAAACCGCCGCTGAGGTGGTCAGCACCCTGGGCAGCATCCATGGGGCCATCGGGCAGGTGAATGACTATGTCGGTTCCATCGCCGTCGCCGTGGAACAGCAGAGTGCGGTGGCGGGCGAAATGTCGGCCAACATGAACCGCGCCGCACAGGAGGCGGCGCGGATCGGGGCGTAA
- the lexA gene encoding transcriptional repressor LexA has product MLTRKQQELLFFINERLNEGGVSPSFDEMKDALGLKSKSGIHRLITGLEERGFIRRLPHRARALEVLRLPEKPMPKAKAAPTAAVSAPVPAAAEVSPRFKPNVIKGDFRNSLPGRQASNDAEAVALPLYGRIAAGLPIEAMRDNSVTIDIPASMLAAGDHYALEVAGDSMIEAGILDGDTVIIQRCETAENGTIVVALVDQQEVTLKRLRRKGNSIALEPANPNYETRVFGSDRVNVQGRLVGLIRQY; this is encoded by the coding sequence ATGCTGACGCGCAAGCAACAGGAACTGCTGTTCTTCATCAATGAACGCCTGAATGAGGGCGGGGTTTCCCCCTCCTTTGATGAAATGAAGGACGCGTTGGGTCTGAAGTCCAAATCCGGCATCCACCGCCTGATCACGGGTCTGGAGGAACGCGGGTTCATCCGCCGTCTGCCGCACCGTGCCCGCGCGCTGGAGGTGCTGCGCCTGCCGGAAAAGCCGATGCCCAAGGCCAAGGCAGCGCCCACCGCCGCAGTATCCGCACCGGTACCCGCCGCAGCGGAGGTGTCGCCGCGGTTCAAGCCCAACGTCATCAAGGGCGATTTCCGCAACAGCCTGCCCGGTCGTCAGGCCAGCAACGATGCTGAAGCGGTGGCCCTGCCGCTTTATGGCCGCATCGCCGCCGGTCTGCCGATCGAGGCGATGCGCGATAATTCCGTGACCATCGATATCCCGGCCTCCATGTTGGCGGCGGGTGACCATTACGCACTGGAAGTGGCCGGCGATAGCATGATCGAGGCCGGCATTCTGGATGGCGATACCGTCATCATTCAGCGCTGCGAAACGGCGGAGAATGGGACCATCGTTGTGGCCCTGGTCGATCAGCAGGAAGTGACGCTGAAGCGCCTGCGCCGCAAGGGCAATTCCATCGCCCTGGAACCCGCCAACCCGAATTATGAAACCCGCGTCTTCGGTTCCGACCGCGTGAATGTGCAGGGCCGTCTGGTCGGCCTGATCCGTCAGTATTGA
- a CDS encoding acylphosphatase yields MEDRRAVSVIVTGRVQGVWYRGWTVEQARARHLDGWVRNRADGSVEALFAGHSADVDAMLDACWKGPPNAIVINVKVAETADPGLTGFDQRPTE; encoded by the coding sequence ATGGAAGACAGGCGCGCCGTCAGCGTCATTGTGACGGGCCGCGTCCAGGGTGTCTGGTACCGCGGCTGGACCGTGGAACAGGCCCGCGCCCGGCACCTGGATGGCTGGGTCCGCAACCGCGCCGATGGCAGCGTGGAAGCCCTGTTCGCCGGTCACAGCGCCGATGTTGATGCCATGCTGGACGCCTGTTGGAAAGGCCCGCCCAACGCCATCGTCATCAATGTGAAGGTCGCCGAAACCGCCGATCCCGGCCTGACCGGTTTCGATCAGCGCCCGACGGAATGA
- a CDS encoding GNAT family N-acetyltransferase — protein sequence MTASLIRPATVSDAPGIAHVHVESWRSTYPGMLPDRYLVGLSTATHEKRWRGLLTGAPPRGRRTFVASSAGRIVGFSSCGPQRTGLPGFGGEFYALYLIDQAQGMGMGRRLLAAMAQHFLAAGTQAAMVWVLRENPSRYFYERLGGQMLAEQPISFAGAHLMEVAYGWTDLVPLARLAADPPVEG from the coding sequence ATGACCGCCAGCCTGATCCGTCCCGCGACCGTATCCGATGCGCCCGGCATCGCGCATGTGCATGTCGAGAGCTGGCGCTCCACCTATCCCGGCATGCTACCCGACCGTTATCTGGTGGGCCTGTCCACGGCCACCCATGAAAAGCGTTGGCGCGGGCTGCTGACCGGTGCGCCGCCACGGGGCCGGCGCACTTTTGTCGCATCCAGCGCGGGCCGGATCGTCGGCTTTTCCTCCTGCGGGCCGCAGCGGACGGGCCTGCCGGGCTTCGGCGGGGAGTTCTATGCGCTCTACCTGATCGATCAGGCCCAGGGCATGGGGATGGGCCGCCGCCTGCTGGCCGCCATGGCGCAGCATTTCCTGGCCGCCGGCACCCAGGCCGCCATGGTCTGGGTCCTGCGTGAGAATCCGTCCCGATACTTCTATGAACGGCTGGGCGGGCAAATGCTGGCCGAACAGCCGATAAGCTTTGCCGGTGCCCATCTGATGGAAGTGGCCTATGGCTGGACCGATCTGGTCCCGCTGGCCCGTCTGGCCGCCGATCCGCCGGTGGAAGGGTAG
- a CDS encoding hemolysin family protein, producing the protein MVSLELAAVLFLILLNGFFAMSELAVVSARKIRLQQMAEEGRRGAAAALLLQEDPSRFLSTVQIGITLIGVINGAVGGATLAERLSPVLEAIPAFAGYGETLAIAIVVMVITYLSLIAGELVPKRIALNKAEAIACFAAPIMRSLSRATAPFVWLLGASTEAMLKLLRVPEKAEQTVTEEEVKSLIAEGTASGVFDPGEKRMIEGVMRLADRTVRSLMTPRPEVMWLDIDDEPENIKREIREAGHSRFPVCRGDLDDVMGVVHTKDLLHSLLQGGKFDLRAVVRDALIVHDGTEVMRLLDLFKQSGEHMAIVVDEYGTVEGIATLTDVLEGIAGELPDDGGEDSDIVRREDGSLLIDGMMAVEEVEAHLGLKSLRDEDSGYHTLAGFLLFKLGRIPTAGEYADHDGYRFEVVDMDGRRIDKVLVTPTPDA; encoded by the coding sequence ATGGTTTCGCTCGAACTCGCCGCGGTCCTGTTCCTGATCCTGTTGAACGGGTTCTTCGCCATGTCGGAACTGGCCGTTGTTTCGGCCCGGAAAATCCGGCTCCAGCAGATGGCGGAGGAAGGGCGCCGGGGTGCCGCCGCAGCGCTGCTTTTGCAGGAAGACCCCTCGCGCTTCCTGTCCACGGTGCAGATCGGCATTACGCTGATCGGCGTCATCAATGGTGCCGTGGGTGGTGCCACCCTGGCCGAACGCCTGTCGCCCGTGCTGGAGGCCATCCCGGCCTTCGCTGGATATGGTGAGACGCTGGCCATCGCCATCGTCGTCATGGTCATCACCTACCTGTCGCTGATCGCGGGCGAACTGGTGCCAAAGCGCATCGCGCTGAACAAGGCGGAGGCCATTGCCTGCTTCGCCGCCCCCATCATGCGGTCACTGTCCCGCGCCACCGCGCCGTTCGTCTGGCTACTGGGTGCCAGCACGGAAGCGATGCTGAAGCTGCTGCGCGTGCCGGAAAAGGCCGAGCAGACGGTGACGGAAGAAGAAGTAAAAAGCCTGATCGCCGAGGGAACCGCCAGCGGCGTGTTCGATCCCGGCGAAAAACGCATGATCGAAGGCGTCATGCGTCTGGCCGACCGCACCGTCCGCTCCCTCATGACCCCGCGTCCGGAGGTCATGTGGCTGGACATTGATGACGAGCCGGAGAATATCAAGCGCGAGATCCGGGAGGCCGGGCATAGCCGCTTCCCCGTCTGCCGCGGCGATCTCGACGATGTCATGGGTGTGGTCCATACCAAGGACCTGCTGCACAGCCTGTTGCAGGGTGGCAAGTTCGACCTGCGCGCGGTGGTCCGCGATGCCCTGATCGTGCATGACGGCACGGAGGTGATGCGCCTGCTGGACCTGTTCAAACAGTCGGGCGAGCACATGGCCATCGTGGTGGACGAATATGGCACGGTGGAGGGCATCGCGACCCTGACCGATGTGCTGGAAGGCATTGCCGGCGAACTGCCCGACGATGGCGGCGAAGACAGCGACATTGTCCGGCGCGAGGACGGGTCCCTGCTGATCGACGGCATGATGGCCGTGGAAGAGGTGGAGGCGCATCTGGGGCTGAAAAGCCTGCGGGACGAGGATAGCGGCTATCACACGCTGGCCGGTTTCTTGCTGTTCAAGCTGGGCCGCATCCCCACCGCCGGCGAATATGCCGACCATGACGGCTATCGTTTCGAAGTGGTCGACATGGATGGGCGCCGCATCGACAAGGTCCTGGTCACCCCGACGCCGGATGCGTAA
- a CDS encoding alkene reductase, producing MSKPDLLSPFMLGDVELPNRVIMAPMTRSRAGKGDVATAATAKYYVQRASAGLLITEGTQVSQQGQGYAFTPGIYSPEQVAGWRGVTDAVHAAGGRIAAQLWHVGRLSHRVLQPGGALPVAPSALKPDGQAFTPQGMLDYETPRALETDEIAGIVADFAKAAENAKSAGFDAVELHGANGYLIDQFIRSGTNLRTDRYGGSVENRNRFMLEVVAAVTDVLGSGRVGIRFSPNGAYHNMSDSDPAATFGYAAEQLNRFNLAFLHVIEPLVDDHNMSPPPGAKRVAGLLRQTFKGPFILNGGITREVGDRLIADGAADAIAFGVPYIANPDLVERFRRNAPLATADRATFYGGDERGYLDYPALNAA from the coding sequence ATGAGCAAACCCGATCTTCTGTCGCCTTTCATGCTGGGCGATGTCGAGCTTCCCAACCGCGTCATCATGGCGCCCATGACCCGGTCGCGCGCCGGTAAGGGCGATGTCGCCACCGCCGCCACGGCGAAGTATTACGTACAGCGTGCCAGCGCCGGCCTGCTGATCACCGAAGGGACCCAGGTCAGCCAGCAGGGTCAGGGCTATGCCTTCACGCCCGGCATCTACAGCCCCGAACAGGTGGCCGGATGGCGCGGCGTGACCGACGCGGTCCACGCCGCTGGCGGGCGCATCGCGGCCCAGCTCTGGCATGTGGGCCGCCTGTCACACCGGGTGCTGCAGCCGGGCGGGGCGCTGCCCGTGGCCCCCTCGGCCCTGAAGCCGGATGGGCAGGCCTTCACCCCGCAGGGCATGCTGGATTACGAGACGCCGCGCGCCCTGGAAACGGATGAAATCGCTGGCATCGTGGCTGATTTCGCCAAGGCGGCGGAAAATGCCAAGTCAGCAGGCTTTGACGCCGTCGAGCTTCATGGCGCCAATGGCTATCTGATCGATCAGTTCATCCGCAGTGGCACCAACCTGCGCACCGATCGCTATGGTGGGTCCGTGGAAAACCGCAACCGCTTCATGCTGGAAGTGGTGGCGGCGGTCACCGATGTGCTGGGCAGCGGTCGTGTGGGCATCCGGTTCAGTCCGAACGGTGCCTATCACAACATGTCGGACAGCGATCCGGCGGCCACCTTTGGCTATGCGGCCGAACAGTTGAACCGTTTCAATCTGGCCTTCCTGCATGTCATCGAACCGCTGGTCGATGACCATAATATGAGCCCGCCGCCGGGTGCCAAGCGTGTCGCCGGCCTGCTGCGTCAGACCTTCAAGGGGCCGTTCATTCTGAATGGCGGCATCACGCGGGAGGTTGGTGACCGGCTGATTGCTGACGGGGCGGCGGATGCCATCGCCTTCGGCGTGCCCTACATCGCCAACCCCGATCTGGTGGAACGGTTCCGCCGTAACGCCCCGCTGGCGACGGCCGACCGCGCCACCTTCTATGGTGGGGATGAACGCGGTTACCTGGATTACCCGGCGCTGAACGCGGCGTAA
- a CDS encoding transglycosylase domain-containing protein translates to MSSLNAPNRFRPAAAAPAKRGPSGPTPPGGGNGGGGDKPPRKAGPRKSWGKRILSGLIVTGIWGVIVAAGTVAYVAHDMPAISEVAEASRRPAITLVALDGTEFQRLGDLRGETLDVSQLPPHFVQALIATEDRRFFSHFGVDPVGILRAAYSNYRAGRTVQGGSTLTQQLAKNLFLTPDQNFKRKAQEALLAVQLEATYSKEQILTAYLNRVYLGAGTFGVDAAARTYFNKSARNLTLRESAIIVGLLKAPSRYAPTASLNRATQRMGVVLRAMLDEGYINQAQFDAAMAAPPPPPRKESEDGDGRYFAGWVADQLPAFVGADHGDLIVYTTFDPGLQRAAEQKVTDMLRGPGADAKVSQAAALVMTPEGAIRAMIGGKDYSSSEFNRATQALRQPGSAFKPVVYLTALEEGWNEYSTILDAPYRKGKWNPGNYDGKFRGDVSLHDALANSLNTATIRLAEAVGIDNVRQTAKRLGLTTPMRRDLSLALGTSEVTLLDLTGAYATLANGGEAVIPYGILEIRDVAGGILYQRQGSSAGYAVAAPDVEAMNRLLLGPVTRGTGKAANLDRPTVGKTGTTQDYKDAWFMGYTADLVGGVWLGNDDGTPMKKVTGGGLPAKLWHGIMMEAHQGLPPRDLPGLNGSPVPANELPPAPDMPVASEVPADGTVVQTAEGTPPPEPPASDEGGDPIGNLLRRLTGKQ, encoded by the coding sequence TTGAGCAGCCTGAACGCGCCCAACCGTTTCCGCCCTGCCGCCGCTGCCCCGGCGAAGCGCGGCCCGTCCGGCCCCACCCCGCCGGGCGGGGGCAATGGCGGTGGCGGCGACAAGCCACCCCGCAAGGCCGGCCCCCGTAAAAGCTGGGGCAAGCGCATCCTGTCGGGCCTAATCGTCACCGGCATCTGGGGCGTCATCGTCGCGGCGGGCACTGTCGCCTATGTCGCCCATGACATGCCCGCTATTTCCGAGGTGGCAGAGGCATCGCGCCGACCCGCCATCACCCTGGTTGCCTTGGACGGGACGGAGTTCCAGCGCCTGGGCGACCTGCGCGGTGAAACGCTGGATGTCAGCCAGTTGCCGCCGCATTTCGTGCAGGCCCTGATCGCCACGGAAGACCGGCGGTTCTTCAGTCATTTCGGTGTCGATCCGGTCGGCATCTTGCGTGCCGCCTACTCCAACTACCGCGCCGGGCGGACGGTGCAGGGTGGCTCCACCCTGACCCAGCAGTTGGCGAAGAACCTGTTCCTGACACCTGACCAGAACTTCAAGCGCAAGGCGCAGGAAGCCCTGCTGGCGGTACAACTGGAGGCGACCTACAGCAAGGAACAGATCCTCACTGCCTATCTGAACCGCGTCTATCTGGGGGCCGGCACCTTTGGCGTGGATGCTGCCGCCCGCACCTATTTCAACAAATCGGCGCGTAATCTCACCCTGCGCGAGTCGGCCATCATTGTTGGCCTGTTGAAGGCACCGTCACGCTATGCCCCCACGGCCAGCCTGAACCGCGCGACGCAGCGCATGGGCGTGGTGCTGCGCGCCATGCTGGATGAGGGCTATATCAACCAGGCGCAGTTTGATGCCGCCATGGCCGCCCCACCGCCGCCGCCCCGCAAGGAGAGCGAGGATGGTGATGGCCGCTACTTCGCCGGGTGGGTGGCCGATCAGTTGCCTGCCTTTGTCGGGGCCGATCATGGCGACCTGATCGTCTATACCACCTTCGATCCCGGCCTGCAGCGCGCCGCCGAACAGAAGGTGACGGACATGCTGCGCGGGCCGGGGGCCGACGCCAAGGTCAGCCAGGCCGCCGCCCTGGTGATGACGCCGGAAGGGGCGATCCGGGCCATGATCGGTGGCAAGGATTATTCCAGCAGCGAATTCAACCGCGCCACGCAGGCCCTGCGCCAGCCCGGTTCCGCCTTCAAACCCGTCGTCTATCTGACGGCGCTGGAAGAAGGCTGGAACGAATACAGCACCATCCTGGACGCGCCTTACCGCAAGGGCAAATGGAACCCCGGCAATTATGACGGCAAGTTCCGGGGCGATGTCAGTTTGCATGATGCGCTGGCCAATTCGCTGAACACCGCCACCATCCGGCTGGCAGAGGCCGTTGGCATCGACAATGTGCGGCAGACGGCCAAGCGTCTGGGCCTGACCACGCCCATGCGCCGCGACCTGTCGCTGGCGCTTGGTACCTCGGAAGTGACGTTACTGGACCTGACCGGGGCCTATGCCACGCTGGCCAATGGCGGGGAGGCGGTGATCCCCTATGGCATCCTGGAAATCCGGGATGTTGCCGGGGGTATCCTGTATCAGCGTCAGGGATCGTCGGCGGGTTATGCCGTCGCCGCCCCGGATGTGGAGGCGATGAACCGCCTGCTGCTGGGCCCTGTCACCCGTGGCACCGGCAAGGCCGCCAATCTGGACCGCCCCACGGTGGGCAAGACCGGCACGACCCAGGATTACAAGGATGCGTGGTTCATGGGCTATACCGCCGATCTGGTGGGCGGTGTCTGGCTGGGCAATGATGATGGCACGCCCATGAAGAAGGTGACGGGCGGCGGCCTGCCGGCCAAGCTGTGGCATGGCATCATGATGGAGGCGCATCAGGGGCTGCCGCCGCGCGACCTGCCAGGCCTGAACGGCAGCCCTGTTCCTGCGAATGAGCTGCCGCCTGCCCCCGATATGCCGGTGGCCAGCGAAGTGCCCGCCGACGGCACTGTGGTGCAGACCGCTGAAGGCACCCCGCCGCCCGAACCACCGGCGTCGGACGAAGGTGGCGATCCCATTGGCAATCTGCTGCGCCGGTTGACGGGCAAGCAATAA